GGAAATGTTCGAAAACTCGCTCTGGAACGACTTCCGCCCGCTGCTGCCGCTGGCCAATGACGCCAATCGCTTGCAGCAACACGCGCGCCAGGCTCAATTGAGAGAGCGGGTGATCCGCCTGATGCGCGATACCGGCGTGATCAAGCTGAAGGTTTACGCGCTCAACGGCCGCACGCTGTTTTCCACGGACGCAGTCCAGATCGGCGAAGACGAAAGCGATAATGAGGGCTTTCAATCGGCGGCGGCGGGAGCGCCGGCCAGCGAGTTGGCCCACAGCCACAGCATAGACGCCTTCGAACGCACGCTGACCGAACGCGACATCATCTCGACTTACGTGCCCGTCCATGGCCCCGGCGGCAAACCGGAAGGCGTGCTGGAAATCTATCTGGACGCCACGCCCTTCATCGTCGACACCGATGCGCAACTGCGCTGGCTCACTCTGGCCATCTGCGCGCTGATGATCGTGTTATTTGTCGCCCAGATGCTGGTGGTGCGGCACGCCGGCCGCATCATCGATAAACAGGCCAGATCGCTGGAAGACGCCAATCAAGAATTGGACCAACGCGTATCCGAACGCACCCGCGAACTCAGCGAGGCCAATGCCCGCCTGGAGGACGAGGTGATTGAACGCCGCCGCGCCGAGGAAACGCTGGACCGGCTGGCGCATCACGATCCCCTGACTGGCCTGCCCAATCGCCTGATGTTCCAGCAGCAGCTGGCCGAGGCCCTGAGCCGGGCCGCGCAGCGACCGCATGGCCTGGCGCTGCTATTCATCGATCTGGATCGCTTCAAAGATGTCAATGACACACTGGGGCACTATGCCGGCGACCAGTTGCTGACATCGGTGGCCGCCCGCTTCTCCGCTCATGTGCGCCCAGCCGATCTGCTGGCCAGACTGGGCGGCGATGAGTTCATCTGCCTGCTGGACAAGCTGGCCAGCCGCGATGATGCCTCCAGCGTGGCAAACAAACTGTTGGCTCTGTTCGAACAGCCTTTCCTGTTGAATGGCAACGAGATTTATTTGTCCGCCAGCGTGGGCATCAGCTTTGCCGCCCAGGACGGCATGGATGCCGACACGCTGCTGCGCGCCGCGGACTTGGCGATGTATCAGGCGAAAGCAGATGGCCGCAACCGCTGCCTGTGCTATACGCCGCACATGTCCGCCGCGGTAGCGGAGCGAGTGGCGATTGAAAATCAATTGCGCCAAGCGATTGAACGGCGGGAAATCGAAGTGCACTACCAGGCCAAGGTCGACTCTGCCAGCGGCCTCGTCATCGGCGCCGAAGCGCTTGCCAGATGGACATCGCCGACCCTCGGCCCCGTCAGCCCGGCCCGCTTCATTCCGCTGGCGGAAGAGAACGGCCTGATTCTGCCCCTGGGCGCGCTGGTGCTGGAGCAAGCCTGCGCCCAACTCGCCGACTGGCAGCGCGCAGGCTTTGCCCTGCCCGCGCTGTCGGTCAATCTTTCCGTCCGCCAACTGGCGCAAGCCGACCTGCCGATCTTGGTCGGCGAACTGCTTCGCAAACATGAGCTGCAACCGGCCATGCTGGAGCTGGAAATCACCGAAAGCGTCATCATGGCCGCAGACAATGCCGTCGCGGCCTTGAACGCGCTGCGCCGGCTTGGCCTCAAACTATCCATTGACGATTTCGGGACGGGCTACTCATCGCTGGCCTATTTGCGGAACCTGCCTGTCCAAACCCTAAAAATAGACCGAAGCTTTGTGCAAGACATCGGCGCCGGCGGAGAGGCCATCATCCAAACCATCATCTCGCTGGCCAATAGCCTGCATCTGGACACTGTCGCGGAAGGGGTGGAAACGCGCGGGCAGGTCGACTTCCTGGCCAGCGCAGGCTGCGTGGCGATTCAAGGCTATTACTACAGCCGACCAAAAGCCGCGCCAGCCTTCCTTGAGGACTGGCAGAACCGCGCCGCCAACATGCTGACGTAAGCACGTGTGGCCATGGCTATATACCCAAACCAGCTGGAGAATGCGTCTAGGCATGTCCCGAGAGGACAAACCCGGAGGCTAAGCTGGAGTCAGCCATTCGCAACTACGATAAGCGTCCATTACGGCAGGTTCTTGCCCCAACTACAAGCTAGGCGTCGCATCCCAGATGATCATCGGCGCAAACGCCTCTGGAAACTTATCCTGGCCCGCAAGGGTTTGGATAAGCCTCTGGAAACGCTCAAGACCCAGGCAACACCATCGTCAAATTGCACCAGCAGCTCGCACCACGTCGGCCACTCGCAAAGAGATTCAGCAAGCCACCGTCTCTCAGGCCGGGCTGGCCGCTCGCCATAACATCGCCATAGACACCATTCGCAAATGGAAGGGCCGGGAGCCTCAAGGATCGCTCCCACATTGCCCATCGACTGCAAACCACGCGGACGCTGGCCCAAGAGCGCATTGCCGTTGAGCTGCGCAAAATCCTCAAGCCGGGGCGGGATGACTTGCTGGTGGCGATCCGCTAATTTCTGAGCCATGCCGCGCTCCGGGCCAGGCCGACTGAAGCAATTTACGGGAAGACTGGAGACTGGATCTGGCCTTTCCTAGCAGCCAACCAAGGGGTGCGTGACACATACAGAAACTTCATGCCGCCCAAAGCTTGGCAACACAAGACCCGCATCTTTCAACTACGATTCCGGCATTGAAAAAACAAGCCCTCCGGCGATGGAGGGCTTGTCGACAACCAGAGCATCCCAAGAGAGACTCTTTGCCTGAGCGGTGACAAGGTCAAGCCTCTCGCCTAATAGGCGTGGGCCATCTTATCAATAGGACAGATAAGAAGACTGCTTCAAACCGCGGCAGAACTCGGCGAAGTACAGGCTGCGCTCTTCTTGCGACAGATCGCTTTCGCGAGTCTTGGCTTCGTAACGGTTCAGCAGATCTTCCGGCGACAGGTGCACATAACGCAGCATGTCCTCGATGGTGTCATGCTCCTCGATGCCGGAAATTTCCAGCTCGCCGCCATCGCGGACATAGACGTTGACCGAGTCGGTATCGCCGAACAGATTGTGCATGTCGCCCAGGATTTCCTGGTACGCGCCCACCAGGAAAACCGCGATCAGGTATTCCTCGCCATGCTTCACTTCGTGCACCGACATGCTGGATTCGATGCTCTGCTGATCGACATACTGTTTCAGCTTGCCGTCGGAGTCGCAAGTCAGATCCTGCAGCACCGCGCGGCGGGTCGGCTGCTCGTTCAGGCGATGCGCCGGCATGATGGGCAGCACTTGATCGATGGCCCAGGTATCCGGCAGGCTCTGGAATACCGAGAAATTGCAGAAATACTTGTCGGCCAAGCGATCAGTCAGTTCATCGTACACCTGACGCTGCGAGCGCTGGCTGGCTTGCAGCTGAGTATGCAGTCGGCGGCACAGCGCGGCGTGCACGTCTTCGGCCAGCGCCTTTTCCTTCAGCGACAGGCGGCCTTCGGCATACATATCGCTGACTTCCGACACGCAGTGGCTGGCGCGGTAGTAGATTTCGGTGACCAGCTCTTCGTTGTTGAGGTTGGCCAGCTCCAGCAGCTTGCGCAGCGGCAGCGACAGCTCTTCCACA
The Chromobacterium sp. IIBBL 290-4 DNA segment above includes these coding regions:
- a CDS encoding bifunctional diguanylate cyclase/phosphodiesterase — its product is MRRFFAKRAGRPFRLVPYFFLLSLLLMGCATALMAGYLRHYSAEQLLKLEKSRAASLVEMFENSLWNDFRPLLPLANDANRLQQHARQAQLRERVIRLMRDTGVIKLKVYALNGRTLFSTDAVQIGEDESDNEGFQSAAAGAPASELAHSHSIDAFERTLTERDIISTYVPVHGPGGKPEGVLEIYLDATPFIVDTDAQLRWLTLAICALMIVLFVAQMLVVRHAGRIIDKQARSLEDANQELDQRVSERTRELSEANARLEDEVIERRRAEETLDRLAHHDPLTGLPNRLMFQQQLAEALSRAAQRPHGLALLFIDLDRFKDVNDTLGHYAGDQLLTSVAARFSAHVRPADLLARLGGDEFICLLDKLASRDDASSVANKLLALFEQPFLLNGNEIYLSASVGISFAAQDGMDADTLLRAADLAMYQAKADGRNRCLCYTPHMSAAVAERVAIENQLRQAIERREIEVHYQAKVDSASGLVIGAEALARWTSPTLGPVSPARFIPLAEENGLILPLGALVLEQACAQLADWQRAGFALPALSVNLSVRQLAQADLPILVGELLRKHELQPAMLELEITESVIMAADNAVAALNALRRLGLKLSIDDFGTGYSSLAYLRNLPVQTLKIDRSFVQDIGAGGEAIIQTIISLANSLHLDTVAEGVETRGQVDFLASAGCVAIQGYYYSRPKAAPAFLEDWQNRAANMLT